A single genomic interval of Ruminococcus sp. NK3A76 harbors:
- a CDS encoding DAK2 domain-containing protein, which produces MITGKLLRDAFISGANGIANNKKSVDELNVFPVPDGDTGTNMAMTTSNAVAELKHLKDDCTAGEAAKTMAAGCLRGARGNSGVITSLIFRGFSKALKGEDKCDSETLVKALELGVEGAYKSVMKPTEGTILTVAREASEKAREVSRTTNDPVLIWEEVCRAAEISLENTPKLLPVLAKAGVVDAGGKGICVIFEAMLHTFKTGEILESTADKNEPVVTVETFADTVGKFDSEITFTYCTEMLITKKKDCADPSKLRAYLETIGDCVVVVDDDEIIKVHVHTNDPGLAIQKGLEFGHINLPKIENMKLQHENAKKQADTPEFKPVKPDKKYGFVTVAAGKGIEDMFADLGADCIVKGGQTMNPSTDDILKAILACPAKNVFVLPNNKNIIMAAEQAMKLCDDRKVVVLQTRTIPQGISAMLAFDPDADTKSNISAMTAALEGVSTGTITFAARDSDFEGHNIKKGEILCMDNGRLSFVEKDLAKGAFKLTKKLVKGDSSFVTIIYGADVTEEAAEALAEQVRNKYGSIDVNLINGGQPVYYYIISVE; this is translated from the coding sequence GTGATAACAGGTAAGTTACTTCGTGACGCTTTTATAAGCGGTGCGAACGGAATCGCAAACAATAAAAAGTCGGTCGATGAGCTCAACGTGTTCCCCGTTCCTGACGGTGATACGGGCACGAATATGGCCATGACCACATCAAACGCTGTTGCAGAGCTTAAGCACTTAAAGGACGACTGCACAGCAGGTGAAGCTGCAAAGACTATGGCAGCAGGGTGTTTAAGAGGCGCAAGAGGCAACTCGGGCGTTATCACATCGCTCATATTCAGAGGCTTCTCAAAGGCTCTGAAGGGCGAGGACAAGTGCGACAGCGAAACGCTTGTAAAGGCTCTGGAGCTCGGCGTAGAGGGCGCATACAAGAGCGTCATGAAGCCTACAGAGGGTACTATACTCACAGTTGCAAGAGAGGCTTCCGAAAAGGCAAGAGAAGTTTCACGCACGACCAACGACCCCGTGCTCATCTGGGAAGAGGTCTGCAGGGCTGCTGAGATATCCCTTGAAAACACACCCAAGCTGCTCCCCGTGCTTGCAAAGGCAGGCGTTGTGGACGCAGGCGGCAAGGGCATATGCGTGATATTCGAGGCAATGCTGCACACCTTCAAGACAGGTGAGATACTTGAAAGCACGGCAGACAAGAACGAGCCGGTAGTGACAGTCGAGACATTCGCTGACACTGTGGGCAAGTTTGATTCTGAGATAACCTTCACATACTGCACTGAGATGCTCATCACAAAGAAGAAGGACTGCGCAGACCCCTCAAAGCTGCGTGCATACCTTGAAACTATAGGCGACTGCGTGGTCGTTGTCGATGACGACGAGATAATCAAGGTCCATGTTCATACCAATGACCCCGGCCTTGCTATACAGAAGGGTCTTGAATTCGGCCACATCAACCTGCCGAAGATAGAGAACATGAAGCTGCAGCACGAAAACGCAAAGAAGCAGGCCGACACACCTGAGTTCAAGCCGGTGAAGCCTGACAAGAAATACGGCTTTGTGACAGTTGCAGCCGGCAAGGGCATTGAGGATATGTTCGCAGACCTGGGCGCCGATTGCATAGTTAAGGGCGGCCAGACTATGAACCCCTCGACAGACGATATACTCAAAGCTATACTCGCCTGCCCTGCAAAGAACGTCTTCGTTCTGCCGAACAACAAGAATATAATCATGGCAGCCGAGCAGGCTATGAAGCTGTGTGACGACAGAAAGGTAGTAGTGCTACAGACACGCACTATCCCTCAAGGTATATCCGCAATGCTCGCATTTGACCCTGATGCTGACACCAAATCAAACATCTCGGCTATGACAGCTGCTCTTGAAGGCGTATCGACAGGTACTATCACCTTTGCAGCCCGTGACAGCGACTTCGAGGGTCACAACATCAAGAAGGGCGAGATCCTCTGCATGGACAACGGAAGGCTCTCATTCGTTGAGAAGGATCTTGCTAAGGGCGCATTCAAGCTGACAAAGAAGCTCGTCAAGGGCGACAGCTCGTTTGTGACTATCATCTACGGTGCAGACGTTACCGAGGAAGCTGCCGAGGCGCTCGCAGAGCAGGTAAGGAACAAATACGGCTCTATCGACGTAAACCTCATAAACGGCGGCCAGCCTGTGTATTACTACATAATATCAGTTGAATAA
- a CDS encoding ZIP family metal transporter: protein MNELIKGISVPFIGTSLGAACVFLMKNKLSTTVQRILAGFAAGVMTAASIWSLLIPAIEQSEGSMGRLSFIPAAAGFMIGVFFLLMLDMLIPHLHIGAEKSEGLKARLSKNTMMILAVTLHNIPEGMAVGVVYAGLLYGGGGITSAGAFALALGIAIQNFPEGAIISMPLQAEGASKPKAFLAGVLSGAAEPLGAVLTVLAAGLIIPAMPYLLSFAAGAMMYVVVEELIPEMSEGEHSNIGTISFSVGFCVMMILDVALG, encoded by the coding sequence ATGAATGAACTGATAAAAGGCATATCCGTGCCGTTTATAGGGACATCGCTCGGGGCTGCCTGCGTGTTCCTGATGAAAAACAAACTCAGCACCACCGTCCAGCGTATACTTGCAGGCTTTGCGGCAGGCGTTATGACAGCAGCGAGCATATGGAGCCTGCTTATCCCTGCCATAGAACAGAGCGAGGGCAGCATGGGCAGGCTTTCGTTTATCCCGGCGGCGGCAGGGTTTATGATAGGTGTGTTTTTCCTGCTGATGCTCGATATGCTCATTCCCCACCTGCACATCGGCGCTGAGAAAAGCGAGGGCTTAAAGGCAAGGCTCTCAAAAAACACGATGATGATACTTGCGGTAACGCTTCATAATATCCCTGAGGGAATGGCCGTCGGGGTGGTCTATGCAGGGCTGCTCTACGGCGGCGGAGGGATAACGAGTGCAGGGGCTTTTGCTCTTGCTCTCGGCATAGCCATACAGAATTTCCCTGAGGGCGCTATAATCTCTATGCCCTTGCAGGCCGAGGGTGCAAGCAAGCCAAAGGCCTTTTTGGCAGGCGTGCTGTCAGGTGCCGCAGAGCCGCTGGGCGCTGTGCTCACCGTTCTTGCGGCCGGGCTTATTATACCTGCGATGCCATATCTGCTGAGCTTTGCGGCAGGGGCTATGATGTATGTCGTAGTCGAGGAGCTTATACCCGAGATGAGCGAGGGCGAGCATTCAAACATCGGCACTATCTCATTTTCTGTAGGCTTCTGCGTTATGATGATACTTGATGTGGCTCTTGGCTGA
- a CDS encoding metallophosphoesterase: MTMWLIIIAVVLGLLIAGSVYLTICFSCFALIKKLAGGSNKKEYIFGLLSIIAIGVVLGFIFGGVNSVICILNLMLFFLVSNIIAFAVRKALKKERKHYIEGVVALVAAAVYLGIGYHLANNVWEKNYTLSTSKDIGSLRIVQFADSHIGTTFDGEGLSRYVDEINDKDPDIVVITGDFVDDGTMKQDMVDACKALGRLETEYGVYFCYGNHDKGYYSNERRGYSKDDLEAELEKNGVTVLEDEYVLLDDRFYVIGRADKSEELENRNGSRKSISELMQGLESDKYTIVLDHQPNDYQAEAEAGADLVLSGHTHGGQMLPINRIGELIGANDFTYGYKRIDDTDFIVTSGISDWELSFKTGCRSEYVVIDIE; this comes from the coding sequence ATGACTATGTGGCTGATAATAATTGCGGTGGTGCTCGGGCTGCTTATTGCTGGCTCGGTCTACCTGACTATATGCTTCTCTTGCTTTGCGCTTATCAAAAAGCTCGCAGGCGGCAGCAATAAGAAAGAGTATATTTTTGGACTGTTAAGCATCATAGCCATAGGCGTCGTGCTTGGCTTCATATTCGGCGGCGTTAATTCCGTGATATGCATATTAAACCTCATGCTTTTCTTCCTTGTCTCGAATATCATCGCATTTGCGGTGAGAAAGGCATTAAAAAAGGAGAGAAAACACTACATCGAGGGTGTCGTGGCACTTGTCGCTGCGGCTGTGTATCTTGGCATAGGATATCACCTTGCAAATAACGTGTGGGAGAAAAATTACACACTTAGCACCTCTAAGGATATAGGCTCTCTGCGCATAGTGCAGTTTGCCGACTCGCATATCGGCACGACCTTTGACGGCGAGGGGCTCAGCAGATACGTCGATGAGATAAACGACAAAGACCCCGATATCGTCGTGATAACAGGCGATTTCGTGGACGACGGCACCATGAAGCAGGATATGGTCGATGCCTGCAAGGCGCTGGGCAGGCTTGAAACAGAATACGGCGTGTATTTCTGCTACGGCAACCACGACAAAGGCTATTACAGCAACGAGCGCAGAGGTTACAGCAAGGACGACCTGGAAGCCGAGCTTGAAAAGAACGGTGTCACAGTTCTCGAAGACGAGTACGTTTTATTGGACGATAGATTTTATGTGATTGGCCGTGCCGATAAATCTGAGGAGCTTGAAAACAGAAACGGCAGCCGAAAGAGCATATCAGAGCTTATGCAGGGGCTTGAAAGCGACAAATACACTATCGTTCTTGACCACCAGCCAAACGACTACCAGGCCGAGGCCGAGGCCGGCGCCGATCTTGTGCTGTCAGGCCACACCCACGGCGGGCAGATGCTGCCCATAAACCGCATCGGCGAGCTTATCGGTGCCAACGACTTTACCTACGGCTATAAGCGCATAGACGACACTGATTTCATAGTCACCTCAGGCATATCCGACTGGGAGCTGTCGTTCAAGACCGGCTGCCGCTCAGAGTATGTGGTGATAGACATAGAATAG